From Candidatus Didemnitutus sp., a single genomic window includes:
- a CDS encoding TonB-dependent receptor — MQIPPVNSRGIWRTSAFAAAVFAGALASAQTTAPSSATTSTTTTAAVPVVAKDDVTVQLDTFVVTGIRAGIESSIAAKKESVSIVESITAEDIGKLPDVSIAESVARLPGLAAQRVDGAAQVISVRGLAPDFATTLLNGREQVSTGDNRGVEFDQYPSELINRVLVQKTPDASLISQGLSGTIGLRTISPLALNHRTLAVNVRGERKTLNNLGADSKTTGNRISATYVDQFAHKTIGVALGYAHMESPILAQEFGTYGWSTNQTANANRTGFAAGTTLTSGIKTFARSGMNTRDGFMGVLEWRPTASFTSVIDAYYSKFRREQTNRGIETRLDGNRGSLTAPFLPVQALAFTPGKLYNNALLSATVANVYPAVRNMYNDRVDKLSAIGWNGQYRTAKWVLSADVSHSKAERHELNLETQAAQRSATNAPVGDTVTYDLTPDGFPTVSYGLNYADPSTVKIGPTIFRAGYGKVPSIKDELTSYRVTASRSLSKFFDNVEVGFNYGDRQKVKDQPEQRLIEKTTDLPLSVAADALLPNSTLAFAGTPAALSWDVPRILALGVNYAPFTPGYGTSGIGSSTGAAADLASKRWKVMEDLATSYLQFNIDSMLGAVHVRGNLGAQVIGVDQSSSADYVDRREPVLANQIKRRTDGKKYTDVLPSLNLSFELPHQQVLRVAAAKQVARPRLDQMRASLDFSVNGANGQPSATGGNPRLDPWRANAFDISYEKYFATKGYVALAGFYKDIKSYVFDLTTENYDFSEFTAGDPTVTSPFGRFSQPLNGRGGSLKGLELTVSVPLQLLARPLDGFGVVGSVSRNDSAITIDNTNIGSNVMLPGLSKTVSSLTFYYEKSGFSARVSRRWRSDFVGEITAFANTRALRFVSGEAVVDAQVGYTFRDGKLKGLGILLQAYNLTDSAYRTYRETHAQIEEFQRYGRTYLLGANYRF, encoded by the coding sequence ATGCAAATCCCCCCCGTAAACTCCCGCGGCATCTGGCGCACGAGTGCGTTCGCGGCCGCCGTGTTCGCCGGCGCGCTCGCGTCCGCCCAGACGACCGCTCCGTCGAGTGCCACCACGTCCACCACCACCACCGCCGCCGTTCCGGTCGTCGCAAAAGACGATGTCACGGTCCAGCTCGACACCTTCGTCGTGACCGGCATCCGCGCGGGCATCGAGTCGTCGATCGCCGCGAAGAAGGAGTCCGTCTCCATCGTCGAATCGATCACCGCCGAGGACATCGGCAAGCTGCCCGACGTGAGCATCGCCGAGTCCGTCGCGCGTCTGCCCGGCCTCGCCGCGCAACGCGTCGATGGCGCGGCGCAAGTCATCTCCGTCCGCGGCCTCGCGCCGGATTTCGCAACCACGCTGTTGAACGGCCGCGAGCAGGTCAGCACCGGCGACAACCGCGGCGTCGAGTTCGACCAATATCCTTCCGAGCTGATCAACCGCGTGCTCGTGCAAAAGACGCCCGACGCCAGCCTCATCAGCCAGGGACTCTCCGGCACGATCGGGTTGCGCACGATCAGTCCGCTCGCGCTCAATCATCGCACGCTCGCGGTGAACGTCCGTGGCGAGCGCAAGACGCTCAACAATCTCGGCGCCGACTCGAAGACCACGGGCAATCGCATCAGCGCGACCTACGTCGACCAATTCGCCCATAAGACCATCGGCGTCGCTCTGGGCTACGCACACATGGAATCGCCGATCCTCGCGCAGGAATTCGGCACCTACGGATGGTCGACGAACCAGACGGCGAACGCGAACCGCACCGGCTTCGCGGCCGGCACGACGCTCACCAGCGGCATCAAGACCTTCGCTCGCAGCGGCATGAATACGCGCGACGGCTTCATGGGCGTGCTCGAGTGGCGCCCGACCGCGTCCTTCACGTCGGTGATCGACGCCTACTATTCCAAGTTCCGCCGCGAGCAGACCAACCGCGGCATCGAGACCCGCCTCGACGGCAACCGCGGCAGCCTCACTGCGCCGTTCCTGCCGGTCCAGGCCCTGGCCTTCACGCCGGGCAAGCTCTACAACAACGCACTGCTCTCGGCGACCGTCGCCAATGTCTACCCCGCGGTCCGCAACATGTATAACGACCGCGTCGACAAACTTTCCGCCATCGGCTGGAACGGCCAATACCGCACCGCGAAGTGGGTCCTCAGCGCCGACGTGAGCCACTCGAAGGCCGAGCGCCACGAACTCAATCTCGAGACGCAAGCCGCGCAGCGTTCCGCCACCAACGCGCCCGTCGGCGACACGGTGACCTACGATCTCACGCCCGACGGTTTCCCGACCGTCTCCTACGGCCTCAACTACGCCGACCCGAGCACCGTGAAGATCGGACCGACCATCTTCCGCGCCGGTTACGGCAAGGTGCCCTCGATCAAGGACGAGCTCACCTCCTACCGCGTCACCGCCTCGCGCAGCCTCAGCAAATTCTTCGACAACGTCGAAGTCGGCTTCAACTACGGCGACCGGCAGAAGGTCAAGGATCAGCCCGAGCAGCGCCTGATCGAGAAAACCACGGACCTCCCGCTCTCCGTCGCCGCTGACGCTTTGCTGCCGAACTCCACGCTCGCCTTCGCCGGCACGCCCGCGGCCTTGAGCTGGGACGTGCCGAGAATCCTCGCGCTCGGCGTCAACTACGCGCCGTTTACGCCCGGCTACGGCACGTCCGGCATCGGATCGTCGACCGGCGCCGCCGCCGACCTCGCGTCGAAGCGCTGGAAGGTCATGGAGGACCTCGCGACGTCCTACCTGCAGTTCAACATCGATTCGATGCTCGGCGCCGTGCACGTGCGCGGCAACCTCGGCGCGCAAGTCATCGGCGTGGATCAATCCTCCAGCGCCGACTACGTCGACCGCCGCGAGCCGGTCCTCGCGAACCAGATCAAGCGCCGCACCGACGGCAAGAAATACACCGATGTGCTTCCGAGCCTGAATCTCTCCTTCGAGCTCCCGCACCAGCAGGTGCTGCGCGTCGCCGCCGCCAAGCAGGTCGCCCGCCCGCGTCTCGACCAGATGCGCGCGTCGCTCGATTTCTCCGTCAACGGCGCCAACGGCCAGCCCAGTGCCACCGGCGGCAACCCGCGCCTCGACCCGTGGCGCGCGAACGCCTTCGACATCTCCTACGAGAAATATTTCGCCACCAAGGGCTACGTCGCACTCGCCGGATTCTACAAGGACATCAAGAGCTACGTCTTCGACCTTACGACGGAGAATTACGATTTCTCCGAGTTCACCGCGGGCGATCCGACGGTCACGTCGCCGTTCGGTCGCTTCAGCCAGCCGCTCAACGGTCGCGGCGGCAGCCTCAAGGGTCTCGAGCTCACCGTGTCGGTGCCGCTGCAACTGCTCGCGCGTCCGCTCGACGGATTCGGCGTGGTCGGCAGCGTCTCGCGCAACGACAGCGCGATCACGATCGATAACACGAACATCGGCTCCAACGTGATGCTGCCCGGTCTGTCGAAGACGGTTTCCAGCCTGACGTTCTACTACGAGAAGAGCGGCTTCTCCGCCCGCGTCAGCCGTCGCTGGCGCTCGGACTTCGTCGGTGAAATCACAGCCTTCGCCAACACCCGCGCACTGCGCTTCGTGAGTGGCGAGGCGGTCGTCGATGCCCAGGTCGGCTACACGTTCCGCGACGGCAAGCTCAAGGGCCTCGGCATTCTGCTCCAGGCCTACAATCTCACCGACTCGGCTTATCGCACCTATCGCGAGACGCACGCGCAGATCGAGGAATTCCAGCGTTACGGCCGGACCTACCTCCTCGGCGCGAACTATCGCTTCTGA